A region of Haloplanus sp. XH21 DNA encodes the following proteins:
- the rpoA2 gene encoding DNA-directed RNA polymerase subunit A'' has protein sequence MTDADYEHVTEDIEAVVEDTELPKRLKTDIYETIEERGPVTVEQADDIAQATESQYIDTRVDPLDPVGTVSAQSIGEPGTQMTMNTFHYAGVAEIDVTQGLPRLIELVDARKTPDTPMMTVYLDEEHATDRDRAHEVVWSIESTKILSLGDVSTNVADMLVQVDLNEETLLERWPTVGNVGDIASQIAETIEDALGVQTRRDGTLIEFGPSEPSYRELLQLVEELREVVFKGIEEVSRVVIRKETLDDGEEEFVLYTEGSAFGDVIEIEGVDASRTTCNNIHEIYRNLGVEAAREAIINETMDTLEEQGLDDVNVRHLMLVADIMTNRGTIESIGRHGISGSKESVLARAAFEVTVNHLLDAAIHGERDRLDGVIENVIVGKPVALGTGDVDLRMGSFSPDVGQASDD, from the coding sequence ATGACTGACGCCGACTACGAACACGTCACGGAGGACATCGAAGCCGTCGTCGAGGATACGGAACTCCCCAAGCGGCTGAAGACCGACATCTACGAGACCATCGAGGAGCGGGGTCCGGTGACGGTCGAGCAGGCGGACGACATCGCTCAGGCGACGGAGTCGCAGTATATCGACACGCGCGTCGACCCCCTCGACCCCGTCGGCACGGTGTCGGCACAGTCCATCGGCGAACCCGGAACGCAGATGACGATGAACACGTTCCACTACGCCGGTGTCGCCGAGATCGACGTGACCCAGGGACTACCGCGCCTGATCGAACTGGTCGACGCGCGGAAGACCCCCGATACGCCGATGATGACGGTGTATCTCGACGAGGAGCACGCGACCGACCGCGACCGCGCACACGAGGTCGTATGGTCGATCGAGTCGACGAAGATCCTCTCGCTGGGTGACGTCTCGACGAACGTCGCGGACATGCTGGTGCAGGTCGACCTCAACGAGGAGACGCTGCTGGAGCGGTGGCCGACGGTCGGCAACGTCGGCGACATCGCGAGCCAGATCGCGGAGACCATCGAGGACGCTCTCGGCGTCCAGACCCGCCGCGACGGCACGCTGATCGAGTTCGGCCCCTCGGAGCCGAGCTACCGCGAACTGCTCCAGCTCGTGGAGGAGCTTCGCGAAGTCGTCTTCAAGGGGATCGAAGAGGTCTCCCGCGTCGTCATCCGCAAGGAGACGCTGGACGACGGCGAGGAGGAGTTCGTCCTCTACACCGAGGGATCGGCCTTCGGCGACGTGATCGAAATCGAGGGCGTCGACGCCTCGCGAACCACGTGTAACAACATCCACGAGATCTACCGCAACCTCGGCGTCGAGGCGGCCCGCGAGGCCATCATCAACGAGACGATGGACACCCTCGAAGAACAGGGCCTCGACGACGTGAACGTCCGCCACCTGATGCTGGTTGCGGACATCATGACGAACCGCGGCACCATCGAATCCATCGGCCGCCACGGCATCTCGGGGTCGAAGGAGTCGGTGCTCGCCCGCGCCGCGTTCGAGGTGACGGTGAACCACCTGCTCGACGCCGCCATCCACGGCGAGCGTGACCGTCTGGACGGCGTCATCGAGAACGTCATCGTCGGCAAGCCGGTCGCGCTCGGCACCGGCGACGTCGACCTCCGGATGGGGTCGTTCAGCCCCGACGTGGGCCAGGCTTCGGACGACTAG
- a CDS encoding NusA-like transcription termination signal-binding factor: MRVTLSDRDRRYIARFEDETGATARDCLVFEDDDRVVFLVAAGEMGQAVGPDGRRVQAVEESLSRTVELVEDADTPEAFVANALAPAAVQHVTISDQGDRIAYAEVPEADRGAAIGRDGRNIETARRLAERHYDVDDVQLT, encoded by the coding sequence ATGCGTGTCACCCTGTCGGATCGTGACCGCCGATACATCGCCCGATTCGAGGACGAGACGGGCGCGACGGCCCGCGACTGTCTGGTCTTCGAGGACGACGACCGGGTCGTCTTCCTGGTCGCGGCCGGCGAGATGGGACAGGCGGTCGGCCCGGACGGCCGCCGCGTTCAGGCGGTCGAGGAGTCGCTCAGTCGGACGGTCGAACTCGTCGAGGACGCGGACACGCCGGAGGCGTTCGTCGCGAACGCGCTCGCGCCGGCCGCGGTCCAACACGTCACGATCAGCGACCAGGGCGACCGGATCGCCTACGCCGAAGTGCCCGAGGCGGACCGCGGGGCCGCCATCGGCCGCGACGGCCGAAATATCGAGACGGCGCGCCGCCTCGCGGAGCGGCATTACGACGTCGACGACGTGCAGTTGACCTGA
- a CDS encoding PQQ-binding-like beta-propeller repeat protein — translation MVSRRRALVLLGSALPAALTGCLFGGSGSDTSDSPPTVSNRPVDATGSIPQYQVDAANAGRLAGSAPSDPSVAWRRTPARYDAAQPVIDDGTAYVAFDGDLVNLALADGDTRWTVDAGHASESAPAVHDGVVYATVWNGGDSVPRGLIAVDADTGDVRWRALTDNDVNAAPTPTDDAVFVGGGYENEEVAAVNHDGTVRWRRTLGEYAAAPAVADGRAIYATGESASVVACDTDTGETVWERSVDDRTLAAPTVVEDRVIVADATGTVRALDPATGDVQWDATVDGRVRHSVAVDAADAGDVAVAHDGGVTALTPAGDERWSTALDGTPTAPVLTADALLVGAGRDVVALARDGGSERWRVTTRERTDTDVVLQGVTGSPVAVDGAVIVATQAGDVYALDDA, via the coding sequence ATGGTCTCCCGCCGCCGCGCTCTCGTCCTCCTCGGTAGCGCGCTGCCCGCCGCTCTGACCGGCTGTCTGTTCGGTGGCTCCGGATCCGACACATCCGACTCGCCGCCGACCGTCTCGAACCGCCCCGTCGACGCCACGGGGTCGATCCCCCAGTATCAGGTCGACGCCGCCAACGCCGGCCGCCTCGCCGGGTCGGCGCCGTCCGATCCCTCCGTCGCCTGGCGCCGGACGCCCGCCCGCTACGACGCCGCCCAACCCGTCATCGACGACGGGACGGCCTACGTCGCCTTCGACGGCGACCTGGTGAACCTCGCCCTCGCCGACGGCGACACGAGGTGGACGGTCGACGCCGGCCACGCCTCCGAGTCCGCACCGGCCGTCCACGACGGCGTCGTCTACGCGACGGTCTGGAACGGCGGCGACTCCGTCCCCCGCGGCCTGATCGCCGTCGATGCCGACACCGGCGACGTGCGCTGGCGCGCCCTGACCGACAACGACGTGAACGCCGCCCCCACGCCCACCGACGACGCCGTCTTCGTCGGTGGCGGCTACGAGAACGAGGAGGTCGCCGCGGTCAACCACGACGGCACCGTCAGATGGCGACGCACTCTCGGCGAGTACGCGGCCGCGCCGGCCGTCGCCGACGGCCGCGCGATTTACGCCACGGGCGAGTCGGCGTCGGTCGTCGCCTGCGACACCGACACCGGCGAGACCGTCTGGGAACGGTCGGTCGACGACCGAACCCTCGCCGCCCCGACCGTGGTCGAGGATCGCGTCATCGTTGCCGACGCCACGGGAACCGTCCGTGCGCTCGACCCCGCGACCGGCGACGTGCAGTGGGACGCTACGGTCGACGGCCGTGTCCGCCACTCAGTTGCCGTCGATGCGGCAGACGCCGGTGATGTCGCCGTTGCTCATGACGGCGGCGTCACGGCGCTCACGCCGGCAGGGGACGAGCGGTGGTCGACGGCGCTCGACGGCACGCCGACTGCGCCGGTCCTGACCGCGGACGCACTCCTCGTCGGAGCCGGGCGCGATGTGGTCGCGCTCGCCCGCGACGGTGGGAGCGAGCGCTGGCGCGTGACGACGCGCGAGCGCACCGACACGGATGTCGTTCTGCAAGGAGTGACGGGATCGCCGGTCGCCGTCGACGGGGCCGTCATCGTCGCGACGCAGGCCGGCGATGTCTACGCGCTCGACGACGCGTAA
- a CDS encoding 30S ribosomal protein S12, whose protein sequence is MANGKYAARKLKKDRQTRRWSDSEYARRERGLRKKSDPLEGAPQARGIVLEKVGIEAKQPNSAIRKCVRVQLIKNGKQVTAFCPGDGAISFIDEHDEVTIAGIGGAKGRAMGDLSGVNYKVEKVNGVSLIELVRGNAEKPVR, encoded by the coding sequence ATGGCGAACGGCAAGTATGCGGCCCGCAAACTCAAGAAGGACCGCCAGACCCGACGGTGGTCCGACTCGGAGTACGCGCGACGCGAGCGCGGTCTCCGGAAGAAGTCGGACCCGCTCGAGGGCGCGCCCCAGGCTCGGGGCATCGTCCTGGAGAAGGTCGGTATCGAAGCGAAACAGCCCAACTCCGCGATCCGGAAGTGCGTCCGGGTCCAGCTCATCAAGAACGGCAAGCAGGTGACGGCGTTCTGTCCCGGTGACGGTGCGATTTCCTTCATCGACGAGCACGACGAGGTCACCATCGCCGGCATCGGTGGCGCGAAGGGTCGTGCGATGGGCGACCTCTCCGGTGTGAACTACAAGGTCGAGAAGGTCAACGGCGTGTCGCTCATCGAACTCGTGCGCGGTAACGCGGAGAAACCCGTCCGATAA
- a CDS encoding 30S ribosomal protein S7 has translation MSESDTPEPDAPAGSEEQETDALLFGVWETDDIAYSDPSTKRYINVTPIANTMGRHASKQFQKSEISIVERLINRLMQTDENTGKKQQTTRIVREAFELVHEQTDENPVQVLVTAVENAAPREETVRLKYGGISVPQAVDVAPQRRVDQALKFLAEGTQRGSYKTPNSAAEALATQLTGAADYDVGAYAINQKEEAERVAAAAR, from the coding sequence ATGTCCGAGAGTGACACCCCCGAACCCGACGCCCCCGCCGGGAGCGAAGAGCAGGAGACCGACGCGCTCCTCTTCGGCGTCTGGGAGACCGACGACATCGCGTATTCGGACCCGAGCACCAAGCGCTACATCAACGTGACGCCCATCGCGAACACGATGGGTCGCCACGCATCGAAGCAGTTCCAGAAGAGCGAAATCTCGATCGTCGAGCGGCTCATCAACCGCCTGATGCAGACGGACGAGAACACGGGCAAGAAACAGCAGACGACGCGCATCGTGCGCGAGGCCTTCGAGCTCGTCCACGAGCAGACCGACGAGAACCCGGTGCAGGTGCTCGTCACGGCCGTCGAGAACGCCGCCCCGCGTGAAGAGACCGTCCGCCTGAAATACGGCGGTATCTCCGTCCCGCAGGCCGTCGACGTGGCGCCCCAGCGCCGCGTCGACCAGGCGCTGAAGTTCCTCGCCGAGGGGACCCAGCGTGGCTCCTACAAGACGCCGAACAGCGCCGCCGAGGCGCTCGCGACGCAGCTGACCGGCGCCGCCGACTACGATGTCGGCGCGTACGCCATCAACCAGAAAGAGGAAGCCGAGCGGGTCGCCGCCGCCGCGCGGTAA
- a CDS encoding iron-containing alcohol dehydrogenase translates to MSAPGSLADTHTVRSPGHVEYGTGAVAALESFATDHAADTALLVTDDHLSSSGVIDAPRARLEAAGLDVAVYDGVVPEPKLSMVESAAARIRDAGDVLVVGVGGGSSMDTAKLAATAATADESPRELLGRDNVSGRSVPLALVPTTAGTGSEVTDVGVFADDRDGGAKKVAFSPHLFADLAAVDPDLTKTMPPSVAAATGLDALTHAVESYVSLDRTPYTDTLARRAVELVAENLRPAVAQGEHNDAARARMSLAATLAGQAFINSGLGAVHALTYPLGMECDLGHGLANGVLLPHVMAYNVPAEIERFAGVASLLGAERRPGESTRAFASRSVDAVFDLLSDVDVPTSIAAYGEFDRATFERFADIAFEHSAHNIAANPRRMDRGDVVSVFESAAAGR, encoded by the coding sequence ATGTCTGCTCCCGGTTCGCTCGCCGACACGCATACAGTTCGGAGCCCCGGCCACGTCGAATACGGCACGGGCGCCGTCGCAGCCCTCGAATCCTTCGCGACGGATCACGCTGCCGACACCGCACTGCTCGTCACGGACGACCATCTGTCGTCGAGTGGCGTCATCGACGCGCCACGCGCCCGCCTCGAAGCGGCGGGGCTGGACGTGGCGGTGTACGACGGCGTCGTGCCGGAACCGAAGCTCTCGATGGTCGAGTCCGCAGCGGCGCGAATCCGCGACGCGGGCGACGTCCTCGTCGTCGGCGTCGGCGGCGGGAGTTCGATGGATACGGCCAAGCTCGCGGCCACCGCCGCGACGGCCGACGAGTCGCCGCGCGAACTGCTCGGGCGGGACAACGTCTCCGGCCGGAGCGTCCCATTAGCTCTCGTGCCGACGACGGCGGGGACGGGGAGCGAAGTCACCGATGTCGGCGTGTTCGCCGACGATCGCGACGGCGGGGCGAAAAAGGTCGCGTTCTCGCCGCACCTGTTCGCGGACCTGGCGGCGGTCGATCCCGACCTGACGAAGACGATGCCACCGAGCGTCGCGGCGGCGACGGGACTGGACGCACTGACACACGCCGTGGAGAGCTACGTGAGTCTCGACCGCACGCCGTACACGGACACGCTGGCTCGGCGGGCGGTCGAACTCGTCGCCGAGAACCTCCGGCCGGCCGTCGCACAGGGGGAGCACAACGACGCGGCCCGCGCCCGGATGAGTCTCGCGGCCACGCTCGCCGGCCAGGCGTTCATCAACTCGGGGCTGGGGGCGGTTCACGCGCTCACTTATCCGCTGGGGATGGAGTGTGACCTGGGTCACGGGCTGGCGAACGGCGTGTTGCTCCCGCACGTGATGGCGTACAACGTGCCCGCCGAAATCGAGCGGTTCGCCGGCGTCGCGTCCCTGCTGGGCGCCGAGCGTCGCCCCGGCGAGTCGACGCGGGCGTTCGCGTCGCGGAGCGTCGACGCCGTCTTCGACCTGTTGTCCGACGTCGACGTGCCGACGAGCATCGCGGCCTACGGCGAGTTCGATCGGGCGACGTTCGAGCGGTTCGCGGACATCGCGTTCGAACACTCCGCGCACAACATCGCGGCGAACCCGCGGCGGATGGACCGCGGGGACGTGGTGAGCGTGTTCGAATCGGCAGCGGCGGGTCGCTAG
- a CDS encoding DUF5781 family protein, protein MDVRVQGGAPPDPFLSAADLLSTEHDLDRPVRVQVRDDPDERTWVAHYDDHHVLNISRQAATSAMARELALHELAHMARYEEGHASHTQSTDEALFLALSGQSVERRKLTHCYQIANHMRDIYADDITLSVAPAAKLVQFLESQLAAAVADTPDADTRPTDPNSRRVSVGADPDITAVNAAFALGLAERHGLIDADHRLYDLGRAAAADAPDVGLDTFKRQFRSLAEEPTESDFRRDLVAVTRAYAIDDRQAAD, encoded by the coding sequence ATGGATGTTCGCGTACAGGGCGGTGCCCCACCGGATCCGTTTCTCAGCGCCGCCGATCTGCTGTCGACGGAACACGACCTCGACCGTCCGGTCCGCGTTCAGGTTCGGGACGACCCCGACGAACGGACCTGGGTCGCTCACTACGACGACCACCACGTCCTCAACATCTCCCGCCAGGCTGCGACGAGCGCGATGGCCCGCGAACTCGCCCTCCACGAACTCGCGCACATGGCCCGCTACGAGGAGGGCCACGCCTCTCACACCCAGTCGACCGACGAGGCGCTCTTTCTCGCGCTCTCCGGCCAGAGCGTCGAACGCCGCAAACTCACTCATTGCTATCAGATCGCCAACCACATGCGCGACATCTACGCCGACGACATCACGCTCTCGGTCGCGCCGGCCGCGAAACTCGTCCAGTTTCTCGAATCCCAACTCGCGGCCGCCGTCGCCGACACGCCCGACGCGGACACCCGCCCAACCGACCCCAACTCCCGCCGAGTCTCGGTCGGTGCCGACCCCGACATCACCGCCGTCAACGCCGCCTTCGCCCTCGGCCTCGCTGAACGGCACGGTCTCATCGACGCCGACCACCGCCTGTACGATCTGGGGCGAGCCGCCGCGGCCGACGCGCCCGATGTCGGTCTCGACACGTTCAAACGCCAGTTCCGCTCGCTGGCCGAGGAGCCAACTGAGAGCGACTTCCGGCGTGACCTCGTCGCCGTGACGCGGGCCTACGCCATCGACGATCGGCAGGCGGCCGACTAG
- a CDS encoding elongation factor EF-2: MGRRKKIVQECERLMDKPENIRNIAIAAHVDHGKTTLTDNLLAGAGMISQDTAGEQLAMDTEQDEQERGITIDAANVSMTHEYEGDNHLINLIDTPGHVDFGGDVTRAMRAVDGALVVVDAVEGAMPQTETVLRQALREGVKPTLFINKVDRLISELQEGPEEMQERLLSVIHDVNELIRGMTEEMEDIDEDWTVSVEGGTVGFGSALYKWGVSMPSMQRTGMDFGDIIDLERADKRQELHERTPLSDVVLDMVCEHFPNPVDAQPRRVPRIWRGDADSDIADTMRLVDEDGEVVMMVTDIGVDPHAGEIAAGRVFSGTIEKGQELYVSGTAGKNRIQSVGIYMGGEREEVDRVPAGNIAAVTGLKDAIAGSTVSSVEMTPFESIEHISEPVITKSVEAKNMDDLPKLIETLQQVAKEDPTIQIEINEETGEHLISGQGELHLEVIGQRIERNQGIPINTGEPIVVYREAPQQSSQEVEGVSPNRHNKFYITVDPLDEDIVDEIQMGNVSMDMPELERREALQEAGMDKDTSQNVEQIHGTNILIDDTKGIQHLNETMELVVEGLEEALDDGPLAAEPVQGALIRLHDARLHEDTIHRGPAQVIPAVREAVHRALIDGEIRLLEPVQNVRIDVPSEHMGAASGEIQGRRGRVDDMYQEGDLMVIEGIAPVEEMIGFSSDIRSATEGRASWNTENAGFRVLADNLQPEKIKEIRERKGMKLELPPSVDYI; this comes from the coding sequence ATGGGCCGACGAAAGAAGATCGTACAAGAATGTGAGCGATTGATGGACAAACCGGAGAACATCCGGAACATCGCCATCGCCGCTCACGTCGATCACGGCAAGACGACGCTGACGGACAACCTGCTGGCCGGGGCAGGGATGATCTCGCAGGACACCGCGGGCGAACAGCTCGCGATGGACACGGAACAGGACGAGCAGGAACGCGGCATCACCATCGACGCCGCGAACGTCTCGATGACGCACGAGTACGAGGGCGACAACCACCTCATCAACCTCATCGACACGCCGGGCCACGTCGACTTCGGTGGCGACGTGACCCGAGCGATGCGCGCCGTCGACGGCGCGCTGGTGGTCGTCGACGCCGTCGAGGGCGCGATGCCCCAGACGGAGACGGTGCTCCGGCAGGCGCTCCGCGAGGGCGTCAAGCCGACGCTGTTCATCAACAAGGTCGACCGCCTCATCTCGGAACTGCAGGAAGGCCCCGAGGAGATGCAGGAGCGACTCCTCTCGGTCATCCACGACGTGAACGAACTCATCCGTGGCATGACCGAGGAGATGGAGGACATCGACGAGGACTGGACGGTTTCCGTCGAAGGCGGCACCGTCGGGTTCGGATCCGCGCTGTACAAGTGGGGCGTCTCGATGCCCTCGATGCAGCGGACGGGCATGGACTTCGGCGACATCATCGACCTCGAGCGCGCGGACAAGCGCCAGGAACTCCACGAGCGGACGCCGCTCTCGGACGTCGTGCTCGACATGGTCTGTGAGCACTTCCCGAACCCCGTCGACGCCCAGCCCCGCCGTGTCCCGCGCATCTGGCGTGGCGACGCGGACTCCGACATCGCCGACACGATGCGACTGGTCGACGAGGACGGCGAAGTCGTCATGATGGTTACCGACATCGGCGTCGACCCCCACGCGGGCGAAATCGCCGCTGGACGTGTCTTCTCCGGCACCATCGAGAAGGGCCAGGAACTCTACGTCTCCGGGACGGCCGGCAAGAATCGCATCCAGAGCGTCGGCATCTACATGGGTGGCGAGCGCGAGGAAGTGGACCGCGTGCCCGCCGGCAACATCGCCGCCGTCACCGGTCTCAAGGACGCCATCGCCGGCTCCACCGTGTCGAGCGTCGAGATGACGCCGTTCGAGTCCATCGAGCACATCTCGGAGCCCGTCATCACGAAAAGCGTCGAGGCGAAGAACATGGACGACCTGCCGAAACTCATCGAGACGCTCCAGCAGGTCGCCAAGGAAGACCCGACCATCCAGATCGAGATCAACGAGGAGACGGGCGAGCACCTCATCTCCGGGCAGGGTGAACTCCACCTCGAAGTCATCGGGCAGCGCATCGAGCGCAATCAGGGCATCCCGATCAACACCGGCGAACCCATCGTCGTCTACCGCGAGGCCCCGCAGCAATCCTCACAGGAAGTCGAGGGTGTCTCGCCGAACCGCCACAACAAGTTCTACATCACGGTCGATCCCCTCGACGAGGACATCGTCGACGAGATCCAGATGGGGAACGTCTCGATGGACATGCCCGAACTGGAGCGCCGTGAGGCGCTGCAGGAGGCCGGCATGGACAAGGACACCTCCCAGAACGTCGAGCAGATCCACGGGACCAACATCCTCATCGACGACACGAAGGGGATTCAGCACCTGAACGAGACGATGGAACTCGTCGTCGAAGGGCTGGAAGAGGCGCTCGACGACGGCCCGCTGGCGGCCGAACCCGTCCAGGGCGCACTCATCCGCCTGCACGACGCGCGTCTGCACGAAGACACCATCCACCGTGGCCCGGCACAGGTCATCCCCGCCGTCCGAGAGGCCGTCCACCGCGCGCTGATCGACGGCGAGATCCGCCTGCTCGAACCCGTCCAGAACGTCCGCATCGACGTTCCCTCGGAACACATGGGTGCGGCGTCTGGCGAGATCCAGGGCCGCCGTGGCCGCGTCGACGACATGTACCAGGAGGGCGACCTCATGGTCATCGAGGGCATCGCGCCCGTCGAAGAGATGATCGGCTTCTCCTCGGACATCCGGAGCGCCACGGAAGGCCGTGCCTCCTGGAACACCGAGAACGCCGGCTTCCGCGTGCTCGCTGACAACCTCCAGCCGGAGAAGATCAAAGAGATCCGCGAGCGCAAGGGCATGAAGCTGGAACTGCCGCCGTCGGTCGACTACATCTAA
- a CDS encoding amino acid-binding protein, producing MADDAVTTDELEEERTDGGERPQTHTIRLELQDKPGELLSALRPIADNGGNLLSIFHERGNLTPRGHIPVEVDVECPPDRFDTIVEALRDEGVNVIQAGAERFGEEMALLLVGDIVDTDLSDTLRRIESSTDATLADLSLSAPEGRDGASSARLRLATRTGRTDEVFAHVRDIAEEKDLDVIEPLLEVAE from the coding sequence ATGGCTGACGACGCCGTCACCACCGACGAACTCGAGGAGGAGCGCACCGACGGCGGTGAGCGCCCCCAGACCCACACTATACGGCTTGAGCTACAGGACAAGCCGGGCGAACTGCTGTCGGCGCTGCGTCCCATCGCCGACAACGGCGGCAACCTGCTCTCGATATTCCACGAGCGGGGGAACCTCACGCCACGTGGTCACATCCCGGTCGAGGTGGACGTGGAGTGTCCGCCGGACCGCTTTGACACCATCGTGGAGGCGCTCCGCGACGAGGGCGTGAACGTCATCCAAGCCGGTGCCGAGCGATTCGGTGAGGAGATGGCGCTCCTACTGGTCGGCGACATCGTCGATACCGACTTGTCGGATACGCTCCGACGCATCGAATCGAGTACCGACGCGACGCTCGCGGACCTGTCGCTGTCGGCGCCGGAAGGACGCGACGGCGCGTCGAGCGCCCGCCTGCGACTGGCGACGCGAACCGGGCGCACCGACGAGGTGTTCGCCCACGTCCGCGACATCGCCGAGGAGAAAGACCTCGACGTGATCGAACCCCTCCTGGAGGTGGCGGAATGA
- a CDS encoding homoserine dehydrogenase: MSLRLAVIGVGAVGRSVVELAPEYGHRVTAVADSSSAAVDPNGLDADAVFERKDREGVVGDGDPADALAADYDVLVEATPTTLGDAEPGFSHVKAALERDRHVVLANKGPVAERYADLMALERESEGAVQFEAAVGGAIPILSTISDFGPNQITAARGVLNGTANFILSRMAAEGLGYEHVLAEAQDLGVAEADPAFDVEGTDAALKFVILANVLSDGDQVYSLDDARVEGIRDIPASALDLAAEDGRTVRLIGEATADGVRVGPRLVPKHDALSVTGTRNIVQFETVNAGQLHLSGRGAGGPETATAILSDVGRLE; encoded by the coding sequence ATGAGCCTTCGACTCGCCGTCATCGGCGTCGGCGCAGTTGGTCGTTCCGTCGTCGAACTCGCGCCGGAGTACGGGCATCGCGTGACGGCAGTCGCCGACTCCAGTTCGGCGGCCGTCGATCCGAACGGCCTCGACGCCGACGCGGTGTTCGAGCGCAAGGACCGGGAGGGCGTCGTCGGCGACGGCGACCCGGCGGACGCCCTCGCGGCCGACTACGACGTCCTCGTGGAGGCGACGCCGACGACGCTCGGCGACGCCGAACCCGGGTTCTCACACGTCAAGGCGGCGCTGGAGCGGGACCGCCACGTCGTCCTGGCGAACAAGGGGCCGGTCGCCGAGCGGTACGCCGACCTGATGGCACTCGAACGCGAGAGCGAGGGGGCAGTGCAGTTCGAGGCGGCTGTCGGCGGCGCTATCCCCATCCTCTCGACCATCAGCGACTTCGGGCCGAATCAGATCACGGCGGCCCGCGGCGTCCTCAACGGCACGGCGAACTTCATCCTCTCGCGGATGGCTGCGGAGGGGCTGGGGTACGAACACGTCCTCGCCGAGGCCCAGGACCTGGGCGTCGCCGAGGCGGACCCCGCCTTCGACGTCGAGGGGACCGACGCGGCGCTGAAGTTCGTCATCCTGGCGAACGTGCTCAGCGACGGAGACCAAGTGTACAGCCTCGACGATGCGCGAGTCGAGGGCATCCGCGACATCCCCGCGAGCGCGCTGGATCTGGCGGCCGAAGACGGCCGGACGGTTCGCCTGATCGGCGAGGCGACCGCCGACGGCGTCCGGGTCGGCCCGCGGCTCGTCCCGAAGCACGACGCCCTCTCGGTCACGGGCACGCGAAACATCGTCCAGTTCGAGACGGTCAACGCCGGACAGTTGCACCTCAGCGGACGGGGGGCCGGCGGCCCCGAGACCGCGACGGCCATCCTCTCGGACGTCGGGCGCCTAGAGTAG